The proteins below are encoded in one region of Triticum aestivum cultivar Chinese Spring chromosome 1B, IWGSC CS RefSeq v2.1, whole genome shotgun sequence:
- the LOC123086377 gene encoding cytochrome P450 71A1, which yields MTDRSRHYRASASHLLLIVAVCSIRQIRPADLQQAAPLPTSTANPTDGSKRERPAMEDAVLLTVAITVSILCCTLLLRAARSHHSNSKLVTTVPPPSPWRLPLVGNLHQLAGGRLPHRTLAALAAAHGPVMLLRLGQVPAVVVSSPDAAREVMLEQDHVFATRPSLAIPSKLFYGCTDVAFAPDGPYWLHARKTCVLHLLSPARVRAYRAVREEEVGALLDKVRRQARVVNLSELLAGFAKDVIGRIVFGASAATRADRWGAKVDALLEEGNALLGTFHVGDYFPRLAWVGALDGTDAKVGKAFDRIDAVLEEIVDAVERRMGRVHGGDALGLHDSTFVDVLLSLGNNTSGNGTGGASPERRFTRDNVKGLLANLFGAGADSTIIVLEWAMAELLRNKEAMEKLQDELRSRSVSTNSDMITEEDLQGMVYLKAVIKETMRLHPPGPLLIPREAMESARIQQYDVPSKTMVIVNAWAIGRDPGSWESPEEFRPERFLGTGGEVDFRGRHFQLVPFGSGRRVCPGINFTMSIMEVAIANLVGRFDWALPEGAAAAVDMEEAPGITSRKRVPLHVLATPRAQASCNHDV from the exons ATGACCGATCGATCTCGCCATTATCGAGCTTCTGCTTCCCACCTTCTACTCATAGTAGCTGTCTGTTCGATCCGTCAAATCCGGCCAGCCGATCTTCAACAAGCTGCACCACTGCCAACTAGTACTGCCAACCCCACGGACGGATCCAAGAGAGAGCGGCcggccatggaagacgccgtccTCCTCACCGTGGCCATCACCGTGTCCATCCTCTGCTGCACGCTACTCCTCCGTGCAGCTCGCTCCCATCACTCCAACTCCAAGCTCGTCACCACCGTCCCGCCGCCTTCCCCGTGGCGGCTCCCGCTCGTGGGCAACCTGCACCAGCTCGCGggcggccgcctcccgcaccgcacGCTGGCCGCCCTAGCCGCCGCGCACGGCCCCGTCATGCTCCTCCGCCTCGGCCAGGTCCCGGCCGTCGTCGTGTCCTCGCCCGACGCCGCGCGGGAGGTGATGCTGGAGCAGGACCACGTCTTCGCCACCCGCCCGTCGCTCGCCATCCCCTCCAAGCTCTTCTACGGCTGCACCGACGTCGCCTTCGCCCCGGACGGCCCCTACTGGCTGCACGCGCGGAAGACGTGCGTGCTCCACCTCCTCAGCCCCGCCAGGGTGCGGGCCTACCGCGCCGtccgggaggaggaggtgggcgcgCTCCTGGACAAGGTCCGGCGGCAGGCGCGCGTCGTGAACCTGAGCGAGCTCCTCGCCGGGTTTGCCAAGGACGTGATCGGGCGGATCGTGTTCGGGGCGAGCGCCGCCACGCGCGCCGACAGGTGGGGCGCCAAGGTGGACGCGCTGCTGGAGGAGGGCAACGCGCTGCTCGGAACGTTCCACGTCGGCGACTACTTCCCGAGACTGGCGTGGGTCGGCGCCCTGGACGGCACCGACGCCAAGGTCGGCAAGGCGTTCGACAGGATCGACGCCGTTCTCGAGGAGATCGTCGACGCCGTGGAGAGACGAATGGGCCGAGTCCACGGAGGAGACGCGCTGGGGCTGCACGACAGCACCTTCGTCGACGTGCTGCTGTCTCTCGGCAACAACACCTCCGGCAACGGCACCGGCGGCGCGTCCCCGGAGCGGCGGTTCACGAGGGACAACGTCAAGGGGCTCCTAGCG AATCTCTTCGGGGCAGGGGCAGACTCCACCATCATCGTGCTCGAATGGGCCATGGCAGAGCTGCTCCGCAACAAGGAGGCCATGGAGAAGCTACAAGACGAGCTAAGGAGTAGATCCGTAAGCACCAACTCCGATATGATCACCGAAGAAGATTTACAGGGGATGGTCTACCTGAAAGCGGTGATAAAGGAGACAATGCGGCTGCACCCTCCCGGGCCGCTGCTGATCCCCCGCGAGGCCATGGAGTCCGCGAGGATCCAGCAGTACGACGTGCCGAGCAAGACCATGGTGATCGTCAACGCGTGGGCCATCGGAAGGGACCCGGGCAGCTGGGAGTCTCCGGAGGAGTTCCGACCGGAGAGGTTCCTCGGCACCGGCGGCGAGGTGGACTTCCGGGGCCGGCATTTCCAGCTCGTGCCGTTCGGTTCCGGGAGGAGGGTGTGCCCGGGGATCAACTTCACCATGTCCATCATGGAGGTTGCGATTGCCAACCTCGTCGGCCGGTTCGACTGGGCGCTGCCGGAgggcgcggcagcggcggtggacatggaggaggcgcCTGGGATCACCTCACGGAAGAGGGTTCCGCTTCACGTCTTGGCTACACCGCGGGCGCAGGCATCGTGCAATCACGACGTGTAG